One genomic window of Eggerthella timonensis includes the following:
- a CDS encoding TorD/DmsD family molecular chaperone has translation MSEESVDLVALMRMRAQTYGLLARLFREEVDREALEELQSMRFPTATGNAKVDEGYHLLYDYLKTAWDDSVTELAIDFVRTFIGHGVNAYSAAYPYESVYTSERRLMMQEARAEVLQTLRENNLKRGAWNEGEDHVALEFEFMQRMSLRVAASLVAGSEDEAVEQLRTQRAFLHDHLLNWLPLLTNDMRLFSRTLFYQGLAQLAMGFVEEDASLLAELLDSVEAAA, from the coding sequence ATGTCTGAGGAATCGGTCGATCTGGTAGCGCTCATGCGCATGCGCGCTCAAACGTACGGGCTGCTCGCGCGCCTGTTTCGCGAAGAGGTGGATCGGGAGGCGCTGGAGGAGCTGCAGTCGATGCGCTTTCCCACCGCCACCGGCAACGCGAAGGTGGACGAGGGGTATCACCTGCTGTACGACTATCTGAAAACCGCATGGGACGACAGCGTCACCGAGCTGGCCATCGACTTCGTGCGCACGTTCATCGGCCACGGCGTGAACGCGTACTCGGCGGCGTATCCCTATGAGAGCGTGTATACCTCCGAACGCCGTTTGATGATGCAGGAGGCGCGCGCCGAGGTGCTGCAAACGCTGCGCGAGAACAACCTCAAGCGAGGCGCGTGGAACGAGGGCGAAGACCATGTGGCGCTGGAGTTCGAGTTCATGCAGCGTATGAGCCTGCGCGTCGCCGCTTCGTTGGTCGCGGGAAGCGAGGACGAGGCCGTCGAGCAGCTGAGGACGCAGCGCGCCTTCCTTCACGATCATCTGCTGAACTGGCTGCCGTTGCTGACCAACGACATGCGTCTGTTCTCGCGGACGCTGTTCTACCAAGGCTTGGCCCAGCTTGCCATGGGCTTCGTCGAAGAGGACGCCTCGCTCCTCGCGGAGCTCTTGGACAGCGTTGAGGCAGCCGCCTGA
- a CDS encoding LuxR family transcriptional regulator — protein sequence MGIRVPRITINADFGDDAAFGDLSLLSVGYGLHQAWVYAAMFGTSSIFGTQTYITGMYGSHASLPFLISIVVFGLCLLFAGITDQRLLRTYISKKTLVAGSLLMSAGTLLLLSPPAINGPVLEAISGISTGIGSAILILFWGVAFARCDSASIVLNSSIAISIGIGVYAIGLHYGPFPLAGILTGIIPLLELAILWNKTPAPYSERNEVPIFKPLPVNHAKFFLRFGIPVFVFGVALGTLRQTSIQYIVPASNVGDQIAMLLAAGFASVVILVTIVALGGGDKWSRYFRPLIPFIAITLFFLPLSEMSDGTFATMFLMMGYLCFEALMWIFFGELAQRFRLSPIYVFGLGRGMLALAGLAGSLFPIVAANWVHLLPFGEQGVIVVVLLIMVVAYALLPREREIEAIVAPCPLVKAVSLELNDRVRPLGASNTSADDGTSSTEPENAPATAPAPSIKTPTGPATPTRTPSLLELSSAPRAEESEERRGGGRFRAKCETVANTYLLSRRETEIMFFLAKGHNAAYLQEKLYISEGTAKTHIRHVYKKTNVHSQQELMRLVELADPAE from the coding sequence ATGGGGATTCGCGTTCCTCGCATCACCATCAACGCCGATTTCGGCGACGATGCCGCGTTCGGCGATCTGAGCCTGCTGTCGGTCGGCTACGGGCTTCACCAGGCATGGGTATACGCCGCCATGTTCGGAACGTCCTCCATCTTCGGCACGCAAACCTACATCACCGGCATGTACGGAAGCCACGCATCGTTGCCGTTCCTCATCTCCATCGTCGTGTTCGGGCTGTGCCTGTTGTTCGCGGGAATCACCGACCAACGGCTCCTGCGAACCTACATTTCGAAGAAAACGCTCGTGGCGGGCTCGCTGCTCATGTCCGCCGGCACCTTGCTGCTGCTCTCGCCTCCCGCGATCAACGGGCCGGTGCTGGAAGCGATATCGGGCATTTCGACGGGCATCGGCTCCGCCATCCTGATCCTGTTTTGGGGCGTCGCGTTCGCGCGATGCGACAGCGCGTCCATCGTGCTGAACTCGTCCATAGCCATTTCCATCGGCATCGGGGTGTACGCGATCGGCTTGCATTACGGACCGTTCCCCCTTGCGGGAATTCTCACGGGCATCATCCCGTTGCTCGAGCTTGCCATCCTGTGGAACAAAACGCCGGCACCGTACTCCGAGCGCAACGAGGTGCCCATCTTCAAGCCGCTGCCCGTCAATCACGCCAAGTTCTTCCTGCGCTTCGGCATCCCGGTGTTCGTGTTCGGCGTGGCGCTCGGCACGCTGCGGCAAACGTCCATCCAGTACATCGTGCCCGCCTCGAACGTGGGCGACCAAATCGCCATGTTGCTGGCGGCCGGTTTCGCCTCCGTGGTCATCCTCGTCACCATCGTCGCGCTCGGGGGAGGCGACAAATGGAGCCGCTACTTCCGTCCGCTCATCCCCTTCATCGCCATCACGCTGTTCTTCCTGCCGCTTTCGGAAATGAGCGATGGCACATTCGCCACCATGTTTCTCATGATGGGCTACCTGTGCTTCGAGGCGCTCATGTGGATCTTCTTCGGCGAGCTGGCGCAACGCTTCCGCTTGTCGCCCATCTACGTGTTCGGCTTGGGGCGCGGCATGCTGGCACTGGCGGGGTTGGCTGGCTCGCTGTTCCCCATCGTGGCGGCAAACTGGGTGCATCTGCTGCCCTTCGGCGAGCAGGGCGTGATCGTCGTCGTGCTGCTTATTATGGTAGTGGCGTACGCGCTGCTGCCCCGCGAACGCGAGATCGAGGCCATCGTCGCCCCGTGCCCGCTCGTGAAAGCCGTGTCGCTCGAGCTGAACGACCGTGTGCGCCCGCTGGGAGCTTCGAATACGAGCGCCGACGACGGCACCTCGTCTACCGAACCCGAAAACGCACCGGCAACCGCCCCCGCCCCCTCCATCAAGACCCCGACGGGGCCAGCGACGCCGACGCGCACCCCCTCGTTGCTCGAGCTCAGCAGCGCGCCCCGAGCCGAGGAAAGCGAAGAGCGCAGGGGAGGAGGCCGCTTTCGCGCGAAATGCGAGACGGTGGCCAACACCTACCTGCTGTCCCGCCGAGAGACCGAGATCATGTTCTTCCTGGCGAAGGGTCACAACGCCGCATATCTCCAGGAAAAGCTCTACATCTCGGAAGGCACCGCGAAAACCCACATCCGCCACGTCTACAAGAAGACGAACGTCCACAGCCAGCAGGAGCTCATGCGCCTCGTCGAACTCGCCGACCCCGCCGAATAA